A genomic segment from Epinephelus fuscoguttatus linkage group LG17, E.fuscoguttatus.final_Chr_v1 encodes:
- the stk3 gene encoding serine/threonine-protein kinase 3 yields the protein MEPSAPKSKLKKLSEDSLTKQPEEVFDVLEKLGEGSYGSVFKAIHKESGQVVAIKQVPVESDLQEIIKEISIMQQCDSPYVVKYYGSYFKNTDLWIVMEYCGAGSVSDIIRLRNKTLTEDEIATILKSTLKGLEYLHFMRKIHRDIKAGNILLNTEGHAKLADFGVAGQLTDTMAKRNTVIGTPFWMAPEVIQEIGYNCVADIWSLGITSIEMAEGKPPYADIHPMRAIFMIPTNPPPTFRKPELWSDEFTDFVKKCLVKNPEQRATATQLLQHPFISQAKPVTILRDLITEAMEMKAKRQQEQQRELEEEDDNSEEETEVDSHTMVKSGSEGAGTMRATSTMSDGAQTMIEHGSTMLESDLGTMVINSDDDEEEEEDQGSMRRHATPQQPIRPSFMDYFDKQDSNKAAQQQENYNHNQPQEQPGYHIQSKNVFPDNWKVPQDGDFDFLKNLDFEELQMRLTALDPMMEREIEELRQRYTAKRQPILDAMDAKKRRQQNF from the exons caagcTGAAAAAGCTGAGTGAAGACAGTTTGACCAAACAACCAGAGGAAGTGTTTGATGTTTTAGAGAAACTCGGTGAAGG tTCCTATGGCAGTGTGTTCAAAGCCATCCATAAGGAGTCAGGCCAGGTGGTGGCCATTAAGCAAGTTCCTGTGGAGTCTGATCTGCAGGAGATCATCAAGGAGATTTCCATCATGCAGCAGTGTGACAG CCCTTACGTAGTGAAGTACTATGGCAGCTACTTCAAGAACACAGACCTGTGGATTGTCATGGAGTACTGTGGAGCCGGCTCTGTGTCTGACATCATCAGATTGCGCAACAAGACA TTGACAGAAGATGAGATTGCAACTATCCTGAAGTCGACACTGAAAGGTCTTGAATATCTTCACTTCATGAGGAAGATCCATCGGGACATCAAGGCAGGAAACATCCTCCTCAACACTGAGGGACACGCTAAACTGGCAGACTTTGGAGTTGCTGGACAACTAACG GACACAATGGCAAAGAGAAACACTGTGATTGGTACTCCATTCTGGATGGCCCCTGAGGTGATCCAGGAGATTGGCTACAACTGCGTGGCTGACATCTGGTCCCTGGGCATCACGTCTATAGAGATGGCAGAGGGCAAACCTCCCTATGCTGACATCCATCCCATGAGA GCGATCTTCATGATCCCCACCAACCCTCCTCCAACATTCAGAAAGCCGGAGCTTTGGTCAGACGAATTCACAGACTTTGTCAAGAAGTGTCTGGTCAAGAATCCAGAGCAGAGAGCGACTGCCACGCAGCTCCTGCAG CACCCATTTATCAGCCAGGCCAAGCCGGTCACAATCCTAAGAGACCTGATAACCGAGGCCATGGAGATGAAAGCCAagaggcagcaggagcagcagagagagctggaggaggaggacgacaACTCT gaggaggagacggaGGTGGACTCTCACACTATGGTGAAGTCGGGCTCAGAGGGCGCAGGAACCATGAGGGCCACCAGCACCATGAGTGATGGGGCGCAGACCATGATTGAACACGGCAGCACCATGCTAGAGTCAGACCTGGGCACTATGGTCAtcaacagtgatgatgatgaagaggaggaggaagaccagggaTCCATGAGGA GACACGCCACCCCCCAGCAGCCGATACGTCCGTCCTTCATGGACTACTTTGACAAGCAGGACTCTAACAAAGCAGCCCAGCAGCAGGAGAACTACAACCACAACCAGCCACAGGAGCAGCCCGGCTACCATATCCAGTCCAAGAATGTCTTCCCGGACAACTGGAAGGTGCCTCAGGACGGAGACTTTGACTTT CTGAAGAACCTGGACTTTGAGGAGCTGCAGATGCGCCTGACTGCCTTGGATCCCatgatggagcgggagattgaggAGCTCAGGCAGCGGTACACAGCCAAAAGGCAGCCCATCTTGGATGCCATGGATGCCAAGAAGAGACGACAACAGAACTTCTGA